A genomic window from Streptomyces broussonetiae includes:
- a CDS encoding ABC transporter substrate-binding protein: MTSNNRISRSIRRNRGAAAVALVAATALLAGCSSSGDKSGNPLTDSKASGDSVVVGSNNFPESTLLADIYGEALKAKGIKVTYKPNIGSRETTYGLLKNGSIKVLPEYNGALLAYLDPKAKPKTVEATTAAIEAKLDSKLTMLKPAAAQSKDSVTVNAATAQKYHLTAKSTIADLKDIAGDLVMGASPEFQTRQQGLVGLKDVYGLQFKSFRALDAGGPLTQAALKKNAVQAADIFTTDATISKEKFVVLQDPQNLFGFENVQPLVQKKALPQKGVDALDAVSAKLDTATLLDLDTQVQAQNKDPLDVAKAWLKSAGLA, from the coding sequence GTGACTTCCAACAACCGCATCAGCAGGTCCATCCGGAGGAACCGAGGCGCGGCGGCGGTCGCCCTCGTGGCGGCGACGGCTCTGCTGGCGGGCTGTTCCTCCAGCGGCGACAAGTCGGGCAACCCCCTGACGGACAGCAAGGCGAGCGGCGACAGCGTCGTCGTCGGCTCCAACAACTTCCCCGAGAGCACCCTGCTCGCCGACATCTACGGCGAGGCGCTCAAGGCCAAGGGCATCAAGGTCACGTACAAGCCGAACATCGGCAGCCGCGAGACCACGTACGGGCTGCTCAAGAACGGCTCCATCAAGGTGCTGCCCGAGTACAACGGGGCGCTGCTGGCCTACCTCGACCCGAAGGCGAAGCCCAAGACGGTCGAGGCCACCACGGCGGCCATCGAGGCCAAGCTGGACTCGAAGCTGACGATGCTGAAGCCCGCCGCGGCGCAGTCCAAGGACTCGGTCACGGTCAACGCGGCCACCGCGCAGAAGTACCACCTGACCGCGAAGTCCACCATCGCCGACCTGAAGGACATCGCGGGGGACCTGGTCATGGGCGCCTCGCCCGAGTTCCAGACCCGCCAGCAGGGCCTGGTGGGCCTCAAGGACGTCTACGGCCTTCAGTTCAAGTCCTTCCGGGCGCTGGACGCCGGCGGCCCGCTCACCCAGGCGGCGCTGAAGAAGAACGCGGTGCAGGCCGCGGACATCTTCACCACGGACGCGACCATCTCCAAGGAGAAGTTCGTCGTTCTGCAGGACCCGCAGAACCTGTTCGGCTTCGAGAACGTCCAGCCGCTCGTCCAGAAGAAGGCCCTGCCGCAGAAGGGCGTCGACGCGCTCGACGCGGTCTCGGCCAAGCTCGACACGGCGACCCTGCTGGACCTGGACACCCAGGTGCAGGCCCAGAACAAGGACCCGCTGGACGTCGCCAAGGCCTGGCTCAAGTCCGCCGGCCTCGCCTGA
- a CDS encoding tellurite resistance TerB family protein: MALWDRIKESASQMQTQLEAKKNDLKSGAFRDASMAMCALVAAADGTVDPSERQRVAQLIATNEVLQNFPADDLRRRFEENLNKLTADFAFGKVSVLQEIGKAKKKPAEARAVIQIGIVIGGADGDFDKTEQAVVREACFALDLPPHEFDL; encoded by the coding sequence ATGGCCCTGTGGGACCGCATCAAGGAGTCGGCGTCGCAGATGCAGACCCAGTTGGAGGCGAAGAAGAACGACCTCAAGAGCGGGGCGTTCCGGGACGCGAGCATGGCGATGTGCGCGCTCGTGGCCGCCGCCGACGGGACCGTCGACCCGTCGGAGCGGCAGCGGGTGGCCCAGCTCATCGCGACGAACGAGGTGTTGCAGAACTTCCCGGCGGACGACCTCAGGCGCCGTTTCGAGGAGAACCTGAACAAGCTCACGGCCGACTTCGCCTTCGGCAAGGTGAGCGTCCTTCAGGAGATCGGCAAGGCCAAGAAGAAGCCGGCCGAGGCGCGGGCCGTCATCCAGATCGGCATCGTGATCGGTGGCGCGGACGGCGACTTCGACAAGACCGAGCAGGCCGTCGTCCGCGAGGCGTGCTTCGCACTGGACCTGCCGCCGCACGAGTTCGACCTCTGA
- a CDS encoding ArsR/SmtB family transcription factor, with product MATASATGCQDPSAEVLAAAAAAFGLLASPARLHLVWALMQGESDVTGLAERVGGALPAVSQHLTKLKLAGLVRSRREGRRQVYYVDTAGQAEVVEVVRLLVGRLSERAASAPAGLLRGL from the coding sequence GTGGCGACAGCGTCCGCTACCGGCTGCCAGGACCCCTCCGCCGAGGTGCTCGCGGCGGCGGCCGCCGCCTTCGGGCTGCTCGCCTCGCCCGCCCGGCTGCACCTCGTGTGGGCGCTGATGCAGGGCGAGAGCGATGTCACCGGGCTCGCCGAGCGGGTCGGCGGCGCGCTGCCCGCCGTCAGCCAGCACCTCACCAAGCTCAAGCTCGCCGGACTCGTCCGCTCCCGCCGTGAGGGCCGCCGCCAGGTGTACTACGTCGACACCGCCGGACAGGCAGAAGTCGTGGAGGTCGTACGGCTCCTCGTCGGCCGGCTGTCCGAACGGGCCGCGTCCGCCCCGGCCGGCCTGCTGCGCGGGCTGTGA
- a CDS encoding DUF6114 domain-containing protein, which translates to MLITVPERPRRGPRAAFRGWRARRPFWGGLLLALGGGEILLTEKASLKVVMHIGMQGLAGYTLPTVMVILGLLILFNPAQRLFYSIIGILLSLGTWLTSNLGGFFIGLLLGATGSCLAFGWLPDQEPRVSRRKRRKQARAATHAVPDGAEGTTA; encoded by the coding sequence TTGCTGATCACCGTGCCGGAGCGTCCACGTCGGGGGCCGAGGGCGGCCTTCCGGGGCTGGCGGGCCCGCCGACCGTTCTGGGGCGGGCTGCTGCTCGCCCTGGGCGGTGGCGAGATCCTGCTCACCGAGAAGGCCTCGCTGAAAGTCGTGATGCACATCGGCATGCAGGGCCTGGCCGGCTACACGCTGCCGACGGTGATGGTGATTCTGGGCCTGTTGATCCTCTTCAACCCCGCCCAGCGGCTCTTCTACTCCATCATCGGCATCCTGCTCTCCCTGGGCACCTGGCTCACCTCCAACCTGGGCGGCTTCTTCATCGGCCTCCTCCTCGGCGCCACGGGCAGCTGCCTCGCCTTCGGCTGGCTGCCCGACCAGGAGCCGCGGGTCAGTCGCCGCAAGCGCCGCAAGCAGGCCCGGGCCGCGACACACGCGGTACCGGACGGCGCGGAGGGGACGACGGCCTGA
- a CDS encoding DUF6230 family protein has protein sequence MASSPDVPSDGTTPENPGIGSPSETPQPAGSVADGGGRRGRVRARRAAVMAVPATLVAAGLAVLTAQGALGVQFAISGMPFTVTATNLDGTGFEQFGGLDNMADGSPNAGNTGGQELVVTSAIKNATLTKLCQSVDLGGTNLLITAGGGDTPVTASDLTTDSSELSGNAAFNNIEIGNDASTLTKARVKGPIGVFSQQADTVHIGNLRQTNYATTAGVFKLPGLKLRFSDSGC, from the coding sequence ATGGCCTCGTCCCCGGACGTCCCGTCCGACGGCACCACCCCCGAGAACCCGGGAATCGGTTCACCGTCCGAAACACCACAGCCAGCCGGGAGCGTCGCCGACGGCGGTGGGAGACGAGGGCGGGTCCGCGCACGCCGGGCCGCGGTGATGGCGGTACCCGCCACACTCGTCGCCGCCGGCCTCGCCGTCCTCACCGCGCAGGGCGCCCTCGGGGTGCAGTTCGCGATCTCCGGCATGCCGTTCACGGTCACCGCGACCAACCTCGACGGCACCGGGTTCGAGCAGTTCGGCGGGCTCGACAACATGGCGGACGGCAGCCCGAACGCCGGGAACACGGGCGGGCAGGAGCTGGTCGTCACCTCCGCGATCAAGAACGCCACGCTCACCAAGCTGTGCCAGAGCGTCGACCTCGGCGGCACCAACCTGCTGATCACGGCGGGCGGCGGCGACACACCGGTGACCGCGAGCGACCTCACCACCGACTCGAGCGAGCTGTCGGGCAACGCGGCCTTCAACAACATCGAGATCGGCAACGACGCGAGCACGCTGACCAAGGCACGCGTGAAGGGCCCGATCGGGGTCTTCAGCCAGCAGGCCGACACCGTGCACATCGGAAATCTGCGGCAGACCAACTACGCCACCACGGCAGGCGTGTTCAAGCTGCCCGGCCTCAAGCTCCGCTTCAGCGACTCGGGTTGCTGA
- a CDS encoding Tat pathway signal sequence domain protein, which produces MRTRSVLALAGTVTSVALALAVATPASADGAVLTTGSAGGTAAAVGDTLTAPLASGTSATLYSSATGTSGVTCTSSQFTASVTANPAAPGTATESVTGQTFDPSSCTSNVVGVTGVSSITVDNLPYTASVASGGTLTVAPAGGSTIQTTVKLKTLLGSITCVYQASGLTGKADNSDSSISFTNQQFTKSSGSSLCFASGYFTAKYAPVADGGARVYVN; this is translated from the coding sequence ATGCGTACGCGATCCGTCCTCGCCCTCGCCGGTACCGTCACCTCCGTCGCCCTCGCCCTCGCGGTGGCCACCCCCGCCTCCGCCGACGGCGCCGTCCTCACCACCGGCAGCGCGGGTGGCACGGCCGCGGCCGTCGGCGACACCCTCACCGCGCCGCTCGCCTCCGGCACCTCCGCCACGCTCTACTCCAGCGCGACCGGCACCAGCGGTGTCACCTGCACGTCCTCCCAGTTCACCGCGAGCGTGACAGCCAATCCGGCTGCTCCGGGCACGGCCACCGAGTCCGTGACCGGCCAGACCTTCGACCCCAGCTCCTGCACCAGCAACGTCGTCGGTGTCACCGGAGTCAGCAGCATCACCGTCGACAACCTGCCCTACACGGCGTCGGTCGCCTCCGGTGGCACCCTCACCGTCGCCCCGGCCGGCGGCTCCACCATCCAGACGACGGTCAAGCTCAAGACCCTGCTGGGCAGCATCACCTGCGTCTACCAGGCGTCCGGCCTGACCGGGAAGGCCGACAACAGCGACAGCAGCATCAGCTTCACCAATCAGCAGTTCACCAAGTCCTCCGGTTCGTCGCTGTGCTTCGCCAGCGGCTACTTCACGGCCAAGTACGCGCCCGTGGCGGACGGCGGCGCCCGGGTCTACGTCAACTGA
- a CDS encoding IS110 family RNA-guided transposase, producing the protein MNTIVAQAHSFIIGVDTHAKTHTYAVLASSGEHLGTEAFPNTHAGRARAINWAGRRTGGDLGALWVIEGAGSYGAQIARQTARAGYQVVEAARMGRAGRRGIGKSDPIDARRIAAAVLPLPEEQLRTPRMDEGVRAAAQILLTSRDELTSERTRAVNALTALVRIADLGIDARRPLSARQIGEIARWRPREEDLAATTARTEAVRLAKRILALDTEIADNMNRIGELVDASPAAGLPEETGIGPVTAATVLVAWSHPGRVRDEAAFAALAGVSPIPASSGNTTRHRLNRGGDRRLNRALNVIAMVRMVHHPQTRAYVDRRRAEGKTDREIRRCLKRYLARRLYRHLNNAAAAELGVDGT; encoded by the coding sequence GTGAACACCATTGTCGCCCAGGCGCATTCATTCATCATCGGCGTCGACACCCACGCCAAAACGCACACTTACGCCGTGCTCGCCTCCAGTGGTGAGCACCTGGGCACGGAGGCATTCCCCAACACCCACGCTGGCAGGGCACGAGCCATCAACTGGGCTGGACGTCGCACTGGTGGAGACCTCGGTGCTCTGTGGGTGATCGAGGGGGCGGGCAGTTACGGAGCCCAGATCGCCCGCCAGACGGCACGCGCCGGCTACCAGGTGGTTGAAGCCGCCAGAATGGGCCGCGCCGGCCGCCGCGGCATCGGCAAATCCGACCCGATCGACGCCCGGCGGATAGCCGCTGCCGTGCTTCCGCTCCCCGAAGAACAGCTGCGCACTCCACGAATGGACGAGGGGGTTCGGGCGGCAGCACAGATCCTCCTCACCTCCCGGGACGAGCTCACCAGCGAGCGGACCAGGGCCGTGAACGCCTTGACTGCCCTTGTGCGCATCGCCGACCTCGGCATAGACGCCCGCCGTCCCCTCAGCGCCAGGCAGATCGGCGAAATCGCCCGCTGGCGCCCCCGTGAGGAGGACCTCGCCGCCACGACGGCCCGCACCGAGGCCGTCCGTCTGGCCAAGAGGATCCTCGCCCTTGACACGGAAATCGCGGACAACATGAACCGGATAGGCGAGCTCGTTGACGCCAGCCCTGCGGCCGGCCTCCCCGAGGAAACAGGGATCGGCCCCGTCACCGCTGCCACCGTCCTGGTCGCCTGGTCCCACCCGGGACGGGTCCGTGACGAGGCCGCGTTCGCCGCCCTCGCCGGAGTGAGCCCCATACCCGCCTCCTCGGGCAACACCACTCGCCACCGCCTCAATCGCGGCGGCGACAGGCGTCTCAACCGAGCTCTGAACGTCATCGCGATGGTCCGCATGGTGCATCACCCGCAAACCCGCGCCTACGTTGACCGACGGCGGGCCGAAGGCAAGACAGACCGCGAGATCCGCCGCTGCCTCAAGCGCTACCTCGCCCGACGCCTCTACCGTCATCTCAACAACGCCGCCGCGGCCGAATTGGGGGTTGACGGGACATAG
- a CDS encoding IS110 family RNA-guided transposase, translating into MDDIDDVGVFLGLDVGKSAHHGHGLTPAGKKVFDKQLPNSEPKLRAVFDKLATKFGTVLVIVDQPASIGALPLTVARDAGCKVAYLPGLSMRRIADLYPGEAKTDARDAAVIADAARTMPHTLRSLELTDEITAELTVLAGFDQDLAAEATRTSNRIRGLLTQFHPSLERVLGPRLDHPAVTWLLERYGSPAALRKAGRRRLVEVIRPKAPRMAQRLIDEIFDALDEQTVVVPGTGTLDLVIPSLARSLAAVHEQRRALETQIGQLLEAHPLSAVLTSIPGVAVRTAATLLVTVGDGTSFPTAAHLASYAGLAPTTKSSGTSIHGEHAPRGGNRQLKRAMFLSAFAALHDPASRTYYDRCRARGKTHTQALLRLARQRINVLFAMLRDGTFYEPRTPRLA; encoded by the coding sequence TTGGACGACATCGACGACGTGGGCGTCTTTCTCGGTCTGGACGTCGGCAAGAGCGCCCATCACGGGCACGGGCTGACCCCGGCCGGGAAGAAGGTCTTCGACAAGCAGCTGCCCAACAGCGAGCCGAAATTGCGGGCCGTCTTCGACAAGCTGGCCACGAAGTTCGGCACCGTGCTGGTGATCGTGGACCAGCCCGCCTCGATCGGAGCCCTGCCTCTGACGGTCGCCCGGGACGCCGGCTGCAAGGTTGCCTACCTGCCCGGACTCTCGATGCGGCGGATCGCCGATCTCTACCCGGGCGAGGCGAAGACCGACGCCCGCGACGCGGCCGTGATCGCTGACGCCGCGAGGACGATGCCGCACACCCTGCGCTCGCTGGAACTGACCGACGAGATCACCGCCGAGCTGACCGTGCTGGCGGGCTTCGACCAGGACCTGGCGGCAGAGGCCACCCGCACCTCCAACCGGATACGCGGCCTGCTCACCCAGTTCCACCCCAGCCTGGAACGCGTCCTCGGGCCGCGTCTGGACCACCCGGCCGTGACCTGGCTGCTGGAACGCTACGGATCTCCGGCCGCCCTGCGAAAGGCCGGTCGTCGCAGGCTGGTTGAAGTCATCCGGCCCAAGGCCCCGCGCATGGCTCAGCGACTGATCGACGAGATCTTCGACGCCCTCGACGAGCAGACCGTCGTCGTCCCCGGGACCGGCACGCTCGACCTCGTGATCCCGTCGCTGGCCCGCTCGCTAGCGGCCGTCCACGAACAGCGACGAGCTCTGGAAACACAGATCGGGCAACTGCTGGAGGCTCACCCTCTTTCCGCGGTCCTGACCTCGATTCCGGGGGTCGCGGTCAGGACCGCCGCCACTTTGCTGGTCACCGTCGGCGACGGCACCAGCTTCCCCACCGCCGCCCACCTGGCCTCCTACGCCGGCCTCGCACCGACGACGAAGTCGTCCGGGACCTCGATCCACGGCGAACACGCGCCCAGAGGCGGCAACCGGCAGCTCAAACGCGCGATGTTCCTGTCCGCATTCGCCGCCCTGCACGATCCCGCCTCCCGCACCTACTACGACCGCTGCCGAGCCCGCGGGAAGACCCACACCCAGGCACTTCTCCGCCTGGCACGCCAGCGGATCAACGTGCTGTTCGCGATGCTCCGCGACGGCACCTTCTACGAACCCAGAACCCCACGCCTCGCTTGA
- a CDS encoding ScbR family autoregulator-binding transcription factor yields MARQLRAEQTRATIITAAADLFDRHGYESTSLSDIVAHAKVTKGALYFHFAAKEDLAQAILELNDKAARQLVAEVESRGHSSLETLMRTTFGIARLAVEDPVPRAALRLATADIAVRQPLRHPFVEWLEFATRKFQGAVREADVHSELDVGAVAHSLVSFYVGTRVAGRSLEPVSRLPRRVAEMWHLVIRGLVPVHRRPRYVTLATQLEREIRTA; encoded by the coding sequence ATGGCGAGGCAGTTACGTGCCGAGCAGACCCGGGCGACGATCATCACGGCAGCCGCCGACCTGTTCGACCGGCACGGCTACGAGTCCACCAGCCTGAGCGACATCGTCGCACATGCGAAGGTCACCAAGGGGGCGCTGTACTTCCACTTCGCCGCCAAGGAGGACCTGGCCCAGGCCATCCTGGAACTCAACGACAAGGCCGCGCGGCAACTCGTCGCCGAGGTCGAGAGCCGCGGCCACTCCTCGCTGGAGACCCTGATGCGCACCACGTTCGGGATCGCCCGGCTCGCCGTGGAGGACCCGGTACCGCGCGCCGCACTGCGCCTCGCCACCGCCGACATCGCCGTACGGCAGCCGCTCAGGCACCCGTTCGTCGAGTGGCTGGAGTTCGCCACCCGGAAGTTCCAGGGGGCCGTCAGGGAGGCCGATGTGCACAGCGAACTCGACGTCGGCGCCGTGGCGCACTCCCTCGTCTCCTTCTACGTCGGCACCAGAGTCGCCGGCCGCTCGCTCGAACCGGTATCCCGGCTGCCGCGCCGGGTCGCCGAGATGTGGCACCTGGTGATCCGGGGCCTGGTCCCGGTGCACCGCCGCCCCCGCTACGTCACCCTCGCCACGCAACTGGAGCGGGAGATCAGAACCGCCTGA
- a CDS encoding damage-control phosphatase ARMT1 family protein has translation MPDTPFAPVILGDEPGSFPHSVLAERHPAIIRQVQGALPYGPAQHRALDELLKNCTEGTVEPLPADAPDRDLWQAWGLTAYAGRSWYDVPWLWSESWFYRRLLDAVGWFGPGAWQGIDPFRPFKRAELDAPQTDEELAALDELRDLPEQERARALLHGSLWGNRADLGFRLSAEGAEARDPAPALVDDDSEALWSLLPPAGRGTLVLVADNAGRELVPDLLLIAHLLAEGRAARAVLHVKPHPYYVSDATTADVVDALHRLRAACGAAAEYGRVLWSALADGRLTVRAHPFSCAPLPYGDMPQDLRAEFAAATLTVFKGDLNYRRLVGDRMWPPTTPFAEVTGYFPGPVAALRTLKSDVVTGLSAATEAALVAAEAQRWRTNGTHALIQVSSDLQVK, from the coding sequence ATGCCCGACACCCCGTTCGCACCCGTGATCCTCGGCGACGAACCCGGCTCGTTCCCGCACAGCGTGCTGGCCGAACGGCACCCCGCGATCATCCGCCAGGTCCAGGGCGCCCTCCCGTACGGCCCCGCCCAGCACCGGGCGCTGGACGAGCTGCTGAAGAACTGCACCGAGGGGACGGTCGAGCCGCTTCCCGCCGACGCCCCGGACCGGGACCTGTGGCAGGCCTGGGGCCTGACCGCGTATGCCGGGCGGTCCTGGTACGACGTGCCCTGGCTGTGGTCCGAGAGCTGGTTCTACCGCCGACTGCTCGACGCGGTCGGCTGGTTCGGCCCCGGCGCCTGGCAGGGCATCGACCCCTTCCGCCCGTTCAAGCGCGCCGAACTGGACGCCCCGCAGACCGACGAGGAACTGGCCGCGCTGGACGAGCTGCGCGACCTGCCGGAGCAGGAGAGGGCGCGCGCCCTGTTGCACGGCTCGCTGTGGGGCAACCGCGCCGACCTGGGCTTCCGGCTCTCCGCCGAAGGCGCCGAGGCCCGGGACCCGGCCCCGGCGCTGGTCGACGACGACAGCGAGGCCCTGTGGTCGCTGCTGCCGCCCGCCGGGAGGGGCACCCTGGTCCTGGTCGCGGACAACGCGGGCCGCGAACTCGTCCCGGACCTGCTGCTGATCGCCCACCTCCTCGCCGAGGGCCGGGCCGCGCGGGCGGTGCTGCACGTCAAACCGCACCCGTACTACGTCTCCGACGCCACGACCGCCGACGTCGTCGACGCGCTGCACCGGCTGCGCGCCGCCTGCGGCGCCGCCGCCGAGTACGGGCGCGTGCTCTGGTCGGCCCTGGCGGACGGCCGCCTCACCGTGCGCGCCCACCCCTTCTCGTGCGCCCCGCTGCCGTACGGAGACATGCCGCAGGACCTGCGCGCCGAGTTCGCCGCGGCCACGCTGACCGTCTTCAAGGGCGACCTCAACTACCGCCGTCTGGTGGGCGACCGGATGTGGCCGCCGACCACACCGTTCGCGGAGGTGACCGGCTACTTCCCCGGCCCGGTCGCCGCCCTGCGCACCCTGAAGTCCGACGTCGTCACCGGCCTGTCCGCGGCGACCGAGGCCGCGCTCGTCGCCGCGGAGGCACAACGCTGGCGCACGAACGGCACGCACGCGCTGATCCAGGTCTCAAGTGACCTTCAGGTGAAGTGA
- a CDS encoding cytochrome P450, whose translation MILGGVPPVPDVFDPRRYAAGVPHDDYRVLRDHHPVAWQEEPEVLGWPAGPGFWAVTRHADVVRVLKDAATYSSYVGATQIRDPDPADLPFIRSMMLNQDPPQHGRLRRLVSRAFTPGRIDRFAALARERARTLLAAASRTSREGDGTVDLVAAVTDEYALLNLTDLLGVPESDRGLLLHWTQRVIGYQDPDEAGAPALDEAGRPADPRSPAMLKDMFDYARQLAAHKRRHPADDVLTTLAHEAELAPAELEMFFFLLTVAGNDTVRSAAPGGLLTLAEHPDSYAALQTRELEVAPAVEELLRWHPPVLSFRRTAARDTELAGRRIRAGDKVVVFHASANRDERAFSDPGRLDLTRSPNPHVSFGDGPHVCLGAHFARLQLRLLHDEVLRALPVLRLAAPPARLVSNFINGIKSLHLKVT comes from the coding sequence GTGATCCTCGGTGGTGTGCCGCCGGTTCCGGACGTGTTCGACCCCCGCCGGTACGCCGCCGGGGTGCCGCACGACGACTACCGCGTGCTGCGCGACCATCACCCGGTCGCCTGGCAGGAGGAGCCGGAGGTGCTGGGCTGGCCGGCCGGACCGGGCTTCTGGGCGGTGACCCGGCACGCGGACGTCGTACGGGTGCTGAAGGACGCGGCGACGTACTCCTCGTACGTCGGCGCGACCCAGATCCGCGACCCCGATCCCGCGGATCTGCCGTTCATCCGCTCCATGATGCTCAATCAGGATCCACCGCAGCACGGCCGGCTGCGGCGCCTGGTGAGCCGTGCCTTCACGCCCGGGCGCATCGACCGGTTCGCGGCTCTCGCCCGGGAGCGGGCCCGCACGCTGCTCGCCGCCGCGTCCAGGACGTCGCGGGAGGGGGACGGGACGGTCGATCTGGTGGCCGCGGTCACCGACGAGTACGCCCTGCTGAACCTGACGGATCTGCTGGGCGTGCCCGAGAGCGACCGGGGCCTGCTGCTGCACTGGACGCAGCGGGTCATCGGATACCAGGATCCGGACGAGGCCGGTGCCCCGGCACTGGACGAGGCGGGCAGGCCGGCCGATCCGCGCTCCCCGGCGATGCTCAAGGACATGTTCGACTACGCCCGGCAGCTCGCGGCGCACAAACGGCGCCACCCGGCGGACGACGTGCTGACCACGCTCGCGCACGAGGCCGAACTCGCCCCGGCGGAGCTGGAGATGTTCTTCTTCCTGCTCACAGTCGCGGGAAACGACACGGTACGCAGCGCGGCGCCGGGAGGACTGCTGACCCTGGCAGAACACCCGGATTCCTACGCGGCGTTGCAAACCCGGGAACTCGAAGTCGCCCCTGCCGTCGAGGAGTTGCTGCGCTGGCACCCGCCCGTGCTGTCGTTCCGCCGGACCGCCGCACGGGACACCGAGCTGGCGGGCCGCCGGATCCGGGCCGGCGACAAGGTCGTGGTCTTCCACGCCTCGGCCAACCGGGACGAGCGGGCCTTCTCCGACCCCGGTCGGCTGGACCTGACCCGCTCCCCCAACCCGCATGTGTCCTTCGGGGACGGACCGCACGTCTGCCTGGGCGCCCATTTCGCGCGCCTGCAGCTACGGCTGCTCCACGACGAGGTGCTGCGCGCGCTCCCCGTGCTCCGGCTCGCCGCACCACCCGCACGGCTCGTGTCGAACTTCATCAACGGCATCAAGTCACTTCACCTGAAGGTCACTTGA